In one Pseudarthrobacter oxydans genomic region, the following are encoded:
- a CDS encoding ABC transporter ATP-binding protein has product MPSVTFDKATVAVETDHSPEPKVLLADVNLELTERRVGVIGANGSGKSTLLRLVNGLIQPTAGSVAVDGEDTVRAVRKVRRNVGFVFTDPLSQLVMPTGREDVELSLRRSVKNGTERRSQAEAALERMGLLHLADQSIYELSGGERQLMALAAVLAVKPQVLVLDEPSTLLDLRNRELLRRTLAGLDQQVIMSTHDLDLALEMDRVLVIDQGKVAFDGAPAEAVAGYRSLCMEGLRVTEPGVR; this is encoded by the coding sequence ATGCCTTCCGTGACCTTTGACAAGGCAACAGTCGCCGTCGAAACGGACCACTCCCCTGAGCCCAAGGTCCTCCTCGCCGACGTCAACCTCGAACTCACGGAACGGCGCGTGGGCGTCATCGGCGCCAACGGCTCCGGGAAGTCCACGCTGCTGCGGCTGGTCAACGGCCTCATCCAGCCGACAGCGGGCAGCGTTGCGGTCGACGGCGAGGACACAGTACGTGCCGTCCGGAAAGTCCGGCGGAACGTCGGCTTTGTCTTCACCGATCCCCTCTCCCAGCTGGTGATGCCCACCGGCCGGGAGGACGTGGAGCTTTCGCTGCGCCGCTCGGTGAAGAACGGCACCGAGCGGCGCAGCCAGGCCGAAGCGGCCCTCGAGCGGATGGGACTGCTGCATCTGGCGGACCAGAGCATCTACGAACTCTCCGGCGGCGAGCGGCAGCTGATGGCCCTCGCGGCCGTCCTGGCGGTGAAACCCCAGGTCCTTGTGCTCGACGAACCCTCCACCCTTCTGGACCTTCGCAACCGGGAGCTTCTCCGCAGGACCCTGGCGGGGCTGGACCAGCAGGTCATCATGTCCACCCACGACCTTGACCTTGCACTGGAGATGGACCGCGTACTGGTCATCGACCAGGGAAAAGTCGCGTTCGACGGTGCCCCGGCGGAAGCGGTGGCAGGGTACCGCTCCCTGTGCATGGAAGGCCTCCGTGTCACGGAGCCGGGCGTCCGATGA
- a CDS encoding phytase yields the protein MAHTVAARRTRAAGGSLRHAPTLFRILLVAVLAAALAGLNVLIAPQAHAADVLVVPSGETTPVPSSSDAADDSAIWIHPTDPSQSVVIGTDKLSTGGVGVYDLSGRQLHFYLHGSMNNVDLRYNFPLGSERVALVGVTERNVESTGVRFYKVNVADRSLTEVGRISTPGRPRGFGMYHSPASGKYYAFVHDFNTNVITQFELDGANGSVRGTAVRSFDNGDSSEGISADDELQRLYVSEEKVGLWRYGAEPGDGSTRSLVDRTVATGGRIVENVKNSAIYYGRQGTGYLIVSSQGGSNFVVYNRGDNAFVGSFKIVAGGGVDGVNGQDGIDVTNFPLGPSYPAGLFTSQDHNNTDAGNGNSGNQNHKLVSWQQIADAFSPRLLVDTTFDPRQIGAEDGGGDPVPDTTPPDTSITGGPSGTSGSTSAEFTFTATEPGTFECALDGGAFEGCASPKRYADLAVGSHVFTVRATDAAGNADPTPAERTWLIDTTAPQTEILTTTADAYVSSGAATANYGTAPKLSVDNSPVENAYLKFDMSALAGRTIVSAKLQIRATTSGSVGTQNVRLVTDDTWTESGLTYSTRPALGTSVLGTAGPVSSNTNYEVPLTASALQGELGGILSLGINTTSNDGADFGSRETTTPPRLVLQLGSGTGTPPGDTTAPTVTSVTPAENAADAAVTGNVTATFSEAMDSTTVNNTTFTLAEGTSTTPVNAVVTLSNNTATLDPTANLNPGTQYTARVTGAKDFSGNAVIAKTWTFTTAAATTPPETVTVTLTATADAYVSSGAATANYGTAPKLAVDNSPVENAYLKFDMSALAGKTIVSAKLQLRATTSGSVGTQNVRLVTDDTWTESGLTYSTRPALGSSVLGSLGPVASNTNYEVTLSASALQGELGGILSLGINATSSDGADFGSRETSTPPKLVLQLQ from the coding sequence ATGGCTCACACGGTTGCTGCTCGACGCACGCGGGCCGCTGGCGGATCCTTGCGCCACGCTCCCACGCTGTTCCGGATCCTGCTTGTCGCGGTTTTAGCCGCCGCCCTCGCAGGCCTCAACGTACTCATCGCCCCGCAGGCGCATGCGGCGGACGTCCTCGTGGTTCCGTCGGGAGAGACTACACCCGTTCCGAGCTCCAGTGACGCGGCAGACGACAGCGCGATCTGGATACACCCCACGGATCCGTCGCAGAGCGTGGTGATCGGCACAGACAAGTTAAGTACCGGAGGAGTGGGGGTCTACGACCTGTCCGGGCGCCAGCTGCATTTCTACCTGCACGGCAGCATGAACAACGTCGATCTCCGGTACAACTTTCCGTTGGGCAGTGAGCGCGTCGCCCTCGTCGGCGTGACGGAGAGGAATGTGGAGTCGACCGGCGTTCGGTTCTACAAGGTGAACGTCGCGGACCGGTCCCTGACAGAGGTGGGGCGCATCAGCACTCCAGGCAGGCCCCGTGGCTTTGGAATGTATCACTCCCCGGCGTCGGGGAAGTACTACGCCTTTGTGCATGACTTCAATACGAATGTGATTACCCAGTTCGAGTTGGATGGCGCCAACGGATCGGTTCGCGGGACAGCGGTGCGTTCTTTCGACAACGGCGACAGCTCCGAGGGTATTTCGGCAGATGATGAGCTGCAACGTCTATACGTGTCCGAGGAGAAAGTCGGCCTCTGGCGCTACGGAGCTGAGCCGGGGGACGGTTCAACGCGGTCGCTCGTGGACCGCACGGTGGCGACCGGCGGACGAATAGTGGAGAACGTCAAAAACTCCGCCATTTACTATGGCCGGCAGGGGACCGGGTATCTGATTGTGTCGAGCCAGGGCGGATCCAACTTCGTTGTCTACAACCGCGGTGACAACGCGTTCGTCGGCTCCTTCAAGATCGTCGCTGGAGGCGGCGTCGACGGTGTCAATGGCCAAGACGGGATTGATGTCACCAATTTCCCACTTGGACCCTCCTATCCCGCTGGCCTTTTCACGAGCCAGGACCACAACAACACGGATGCGGGCAACGGTAACAGCGGTAACCAAAACCACAAGCTTGTCTCCTGGCAGCAGATTGCCGATGCGTTCAGCCCCCGCCTGCTTGTGGACACTACTTTTGACCCGCGGCAAATAGGAGCAGAGGACGGAGGCGGCGACCCCGTGCCGGACACCACCCCGCCCGATACATCGATTACAGGTGGTCCGTCAGGGACCAGTGGCAGCACTTCGGCCGAGTTCACCTTCACTGCCACGGAGCCCGGGACCTTCGAGTGTGCCTTGGATGGAGGTGCCTTCGAGGGATGTGCCTCGCCGAAGAGATACGCTGATCTCGCGGTTGGCTCGCACGTCTTCACGGTGCGGGCGACCGACGCGGCCGGCAACGCGGACCCGACTCCCGCGGAGCGAACCTGGCTGATCGACACCACGGCGCCGCAAACGGAGATCTTGACCACCACAGCGGACGCTTATGTTTCCAGCGGGGCGGCGACGGCGAATTACGGGACGGCGCCGAAGCTCTCTGTGGACAACAGCCCGGTGGAGAATGCCTACCTTAAGTTTGATATGTCGGCACTCGCAGGAAGAACGATCGTGAGCGCGAAGCTCCAGATTCGGGCAACGACCAGCGGCTCAGTGGGAACCCAGAACGTCAGGCTGGTTACGGACGACACCTGGACTGAGAGCGGCCTCACGTACAGCACGAGGCCGGCCCTGGGCACCAGCGTCCTGGGCACCGCCGGACCCGTCTCGTCGAACACCAATTATGAAGTGCCACTGACTGCGTCAGCTCTGCAGGGCGAGCTCGGCGGAATCCTCTCGCTTGGCATCAACACCACCAGCAATGACGGGGCTGACTTCGGCTCAAGAGAGACAACCACCCCACCCAGGCTGGTGCTCCAGCTGGGATCGGGCACGGGGACCCCGCCCGGAGATACCACCGCACCTACGGTGACCTCGGTGACTCCTGCAGAAAATGCAGCAGACGCAGCGGTCACCGGCAATGTCACGGCTACGTTTTCGGAGGCAATGGACTCGACGACGGTCAACAACACGACGTTCACGCTGGCCGAGGGAACTTCAACCACTCCTGTGAATGCGGTCGTGACCCTCAGCAACAACACCGCCACGCTGGATCCCACCGCCAATTTGAATCCTGGTACGCAGTACACCGCGAGGGTCACCGGAGCGAAAGATTTCTCCGGAAATGCAGTCATTGCCAAGACGTGGACTTTCACGACAGCCGCGGCTACGACGCCCCCGGAGACGGTGACGGTGACGTTGACGGCCACAGCGGACGCTTATGTTTCCAGCGGGGCGGCGACGGCGAATTACGGGACGGCGCCGAAGCTCGCTGTGGACAACAGTCCGGTGGAGAATGCCTACCTTAAGTTTGATATGTCGGCGCTCGCAGGAAAGACGATCGTGAGCGCGAAGCTCCAACTGCGGGCGACGACCAGCGGCTCAGTGGGTACGCAGAACGTCAGGCTGGTTACGGACGACACCTGGACTGAGAGCGGCCTCACGTACAGCACAAGGCCGGCCCTGGGCAGCAGTGTGCTGGGCAGCCTCGGACCCGTCGCGTCGAACACCAACTATGAAGTGACGCTGAGTGCGTCAGCTTTGCAGGGCGAGCTCGGCGGCATCCTCTCGCTTGGCATCAACGCCACCAGCAGCGACGGGGCCGACTTCGGCTCAAGGGAGACAAGCACCCCGCCAAAGCTGGTGCTTCAGCTGCAATAA
- a CDS encoding biotin transporter BioY — protein sequence MSNTDTAVSNTGKTKRHRWNATDLGLIAVFAALVAGAALVPGLAVNGFGVPITFQTLAVMLTGLVLGPGRGFAAVGLYTLLGLAGLPIFSQGRSGLGILAGPSAGYIIAFPIAALVVGWLATLVIRRTTKVRALWLFLAAMATSVLVVHSLGVAGIALNTKATLAQAFVSDLVFYPGDIVKNILAAIIAVALHRAFPDILVRRVRRSTVQTTEA from the coding sequence ATGAGCAACACCGACACTGCCGTCAGCAATACCGGCAAGACCAAGCGCCACCGCTGGAACGCCACCGACCTGGGCCTGATTGCCGTCTTCGCCGCCCTCGTGGCCGGCGCGGCCCTCGTTCCCGGCCTTGCCGTGAACGGCTTCGGCGTCCCCATCACCTTCCAGACCCTTGCCGTGATGCTCACCGGCCTGGTGCTCGGCCCCGGAAGGGGCTTCGCCGCCGTCGGCCTGTACACCCTGCTGGGCCTCGCCGGCCTTCCGATCTTCAGCCAGGGCCGCAGCGGACTGGGCATCCTCGCCGGTCCGTCCGCCGGCTACATCATCGCCTTCCCCATCGCAGCTTTGGTCGTAGGCTGGCTCGCCACCTTGGTGATCCGCCGCACCACCAAAGTCCGTGCCCTCTGGCTCTTCCTGGCCGCCATGGCCACCAGCGTGCTGGTGGTGCACTCGCTCGGCGTCGCCGGCATTGCCCTGAACACCAAGGCAACCCTGGCGCAGGCATTCGTAAGCGACCTGGTCTTCTACCCCGGAGACATCGTCAAGAACATCCTCGCCGCCATCATCGCCGTCGCCCTCCACCGCGCATTCCCGGACATCCTGGTCCGCCGCGTCCGCCGCAGCACCGTCCAGACCACCGAAGCCTAG
- a CDS encoding DUF3099 domain-containing protein produces MTLENHAGQSATGEPGRFSGDAEVHSITDAAAAHSEDMRQRMIKYALAMGIRMVCLILIFVVDGWFKIIAVAGAVFLPWIAVVIANGSDKAEGHSDLLLDSAPLAELESPPARSANDEHGNEVLQGELINDDDETTTGQERRAS; encoded by the coding sequence GTGACCCTTGAAAACCATGCGGGACAATCCGCGACTGGAGAACCCGGCCGGTTCTCCGGCGATGCGGAAGTCCATAGCATCACGGATGCTGCGGCGGCCCATTCCGAGGATATGCGCCAGCGCATGATCAAGTACGCGCTGGCCATGGGTATCCGCATGGTGTGCCTGATCCTGATCTTCGTGGTGGACGGCTGGTTCAAGATTATCGCGGTGGCCGGAGCCGTGTTCCTGCCGTGGATTGCGGTGGTCATAGCGAACGGCAGCGACAAGGCGGAGGGGCACAGTGACCTGCTGCTGGACTCCGCGCCGCTGGCGGAACTCGAGAGTCCCCCCGCACGCTCGGCCAATGACGAACACGGCAACGAGGTCCTTCAGGGCGAACTCATCAATGACGACGACGAAACAACAACCGGGCAGGAGCGGAGGGCATCATGA
- a CDS encoding SURF1 family protein produces MYRFLFSSKWLGYLLLAAIFATACVFLGRWQMDRRAETLAEINRVVTNYSAAPIPFEDAKGQFSRLDSALEWTQVELRGTYLVDGQRVVRNRPLNGQPGYEVVVPFRLTTGETVVIDRGWLPIGNRNPGSPDSVPAPPPGEVTAVVRLKHPEPELKRGAPDGQLASIDLPAYSAQLGYPLLTGAYGQLASETPPAAEMPMAFPKPSTEEGTHLSYSLQWFAFGVLMFVGFGYAARQQARNAAIDAEDDDAFADGTPRAAAGAPRRRPSPPRKRKKATSEEEEDALLDAQGY; encoded by the coding sequence ATGTACCGTTTCCTCTTTTCCAGCAAGTGGCTGGGTTATCTCCTGCTGGCCGCAATCTTCGCCACCGCCTGCGTGTTCCTGGGCCGCTGGCAGATGGACCGCCGCGCCGAGACCCTCGCCGAGATCAACCGGGTGGTGACCAATTACTCTGCGGCGCCCATTCCGTTCGAGGACGCCAAAGGACAATTCAGCCGGCTGGATTCCGCCTTGGAGTGGACGCAGGTGGAGCTGCGGGGCACCTATCTTGTTGACGGCCAGCGCGTGGTTCGGAACCGTCCGCTCAATGGCCAGCCTGGCTACGAAGTGGTGGTCCCGTTCCGGCTGACCACGGGTGAAACCGTCGTGATCGACCGTGGGTGGCTGCCCATCGGCAACAGGAATCCCGGCAGCCCCGACTCCGTGCCGGCGCCCCCTCCAGGTGAGGTGACCGCCGTCGTCCGCTTGAAGCATCCCGAGCCTGAACTCAAGCGCGGCGCCCCCGACGGCCAGCTGGCGTCCATCGACCTTCCCGCCTACTCCGCCCAGCTTGGGTACCCGCTGCTGACCGGAGCCTACGGGCAGCTCGCCTCCGAGACTCCCCCGGCCGCCGAGATGCCCATGGCGTTCCCCAAGCCTTCCACAGAGGAAGGCACGCACCTTTCCTACTCGCTGCAGTGGTTCGCGTTCGGCGTCCTGATGTTTGTCGGTTTCGGTTACGCCGCCCGCCAGCAGGCGCGCAACGCGGCCATTGACGCAGAGGACGACGATGCGTTTGCGGACGGCACGCCCCGCGCGGCGGCCGGGGCACCACGCCGTCGTCCGTCACCTCCCAGGAAGCGGAAGAAGGCGACATCCGAGGAAGAGGAAGACGCACTCCTCGACGCCCAGGGGTACTGA
- a CDS encoding beta-ketoacyl-ACP reductase, with the protein MTEAATAPRSVLITGGNRGIGLAIAEAFLANGDKVAVTYRSESKLPEGILGVKADVTDEASVDAAFKEVEAAHGPVEVLVANAGITKDTLLLRMSEDDFTSVIDTNLTGAFRVIKRASKGMIRLRKGRVVLISSVSGLYGAPGQINYSASKAGLVGIARSLTRELGSRGITANVVAPGFINTDMTAELPDATRKDYLSSIPAGRFAEASEVANVVRWISSDEAAYISGAVIPVDGGLGMGH; encoded by the coding sequence ATGACTGAAGCAGCCACCGCCCCCCGCAGCGTCCTCATCACCGGCGGCAACCGCGGCATCGGCCTGGCCATCGCCGAGGCGTTCCTGGCCAACGGCGACAAGGTTGCCGTCACCTACCGCAGCGAATCGAAACTCCCGGAGGGTATCCTTGGGGTCAAGGCCGACGTCACGGACGAGGCCTCGGTGGACGCCGCCTTCAAGGAAGTGGAAGCGGCGCACGGTCCCGTGGAGGTCCTGGTGGCCAACGCGGGCATCACCAAGGACACCCTGCTGCTGCGCATGAGCGAGGACGACTTCACGTCCGTCATCGACACCAACCTCACCGGCGCGTTCCGCGTCATCAAGCGCGCCTCCAAGGGCATGATCCGGCTGCGCAAGGGCCGCGTCGTCCTGATCTCCTCCGTGTCCGGCCTGTATGGGGCTCCCGGCCAGATCAACTACTCGGCGTCAAAGGCAGGCCTTGTGGGCATCGCCCGTTCCCTGACGCGTGAGCTTGGATCACGGGGGATCACGGCCAACGTCGTCGCCCCGGGCTTCATCAACACGGACATGACTGCCGAACTCCCCGACGCCACCCGGAAGGACTACCTTTCCAGCATCCCGGCGGGCCGCTTTGCCGAGGCCTCCGAGGTAGCCAACGTGGTCCGCTGGATCTCCAGCGACGAGGCCGCCTATATCTCCGGAGCTGTCATCCCCGTCGACGGCGGCCTGGGCATGGGGCACTGA
- a CDS encoding DNRLRE domain-containing protein, which produces MKATSVQALQTQQKRRGIDFQRKCAAVASSILIMFAIITPTSASAAATTSLVMDTYVQADKANSNFGTSIRLSTEGRAYIWRNSLLRFSVLVPAGEHVVSAKLRAYSEASANSTQFVDAFTTSGGWTERGVTWNNAPARGTWLGKAGGFASGSWVEWDVTKGVNPKGGEQNFKLESNAQKWIGFKSRESSNSALRPRLVVTTAPDTVTSTEAAVVQGWGASVAGDEFNYSGAPDAAKWNVYNSAGHAGNGLRSPQQVTVNGSTMVMTGTPDGTTAGMGAKFANQKYGRWEVRAAGSGDNEYHLVSILWPDSENWPCDGEIDYAETTGDWNVIQFFHHYGCSNLQTAASKPLDVTQFHNYAVDWTSRGIVGYIDGIKWFEDTDPAHQPPGPMHQTLQLDWFPDSSADGAGEMRVDWVRVYAAG; this is translated from the coding sequence ATGAAGGCTACGAGCGTTCAAGCGCTGCAAACTCAGCAGAAGCGGCGTGGCATTGACTTCCAGCGTAAATGCGCAGCGGTTGCTTCGTCCATTCTGATTATGTTCGCAATTATCACTCCGACATCCGCAAGCGCCGCAGCGACAACCTCGTTAGTCATGGATACTTACGTGCAGGCCGACAAAGCGAATTCGAACTTTGGGACCAGCATCCGTTTATCTACGGAAGGCCGGGCGTATATCTGGCGGAACTCGCTCCTACGATTCTCCGTGCTGGTGCCCGCAGGAGAACATGTCGTATCAGCCAAACTTCGGGCGTATTCCGAGGCATCTGCAAATTCCACTCAGTTCGTTGACGCCTTTACTACATCTGGCGGCTGGACCGAGAGGGGCGTCACGTGGAATAACGCACCGGCACGCGGGACATGGCTCGGGAAGGCCGGCGGATTCGCCAGCGGCTCCTGGGTTGAATGGGATGTAACGAAGGGCGTCAATCCGAAGGGCGGCGAGCAAAACTTCAAGCTGGAAAGCAACGCGCAGAAGTGGATCGGGTTTAAGTCCAGGGAATCGTCGAACTCCGCCCTGCGCCCAAGACTGGTGGTGACGACAGCGCCTGACACGGTGACCTCCACCGAGGCGGCCGTAGTCCAGGGGTGGGGCGCGAGCGTGGCCGGGGACGAGTTCAATTATTCCGGCGCGCCCGATGCCGCGAAGTGGAATGTCTACAACAGTGCCGGCCACGCAGGAAACGGTCTCCGGAGTCCTCAGCAGGTAACCGTGAACGGGTCCACAATGGTCATGACCGGAACTCCGGATGGCACGACTGCCGGGATGGGCGCCAAGTTTGCTAACCAGAAGTACGGGCGGTGGGAAGTCCGGGCGGCCGGGTCCGGTGATAACGAATACCACCTGGTGTCCATCCTGTGGCCCGACAGTGAAAATTGGCCGTGTGACGGCGAGATTGACTATGCGGAGACGACCGGCGACTGGAACGTCATCCAGTTCTTCCACCACTATGGATGCTCGAACCTACAGACCGCGGCGTCCAAGCCTCTGGATGTGACCCAGTTTCACAACTACGCGGTCGACTGGACGTCGCGCGGGATCGTCGGCTATATCGATGGCATAAAGTGGTTCGAAGACACCGACCCTGCACATCAGCCTCCCGGTCCGATGCATCAGACCTTACAACTGGACTGGTTCCCTGACAGCAGTGCCGACGGAGCCGGCGAGATGCGGGTTGACTGGGTCCGCGTGTACGCGGCAGGGTGA
- a CDS encoding energy-coupling factor transporter transmembrane protein EcfT: MRGHGFLLANYVPGNSLLHRSPLALKFLLVFGCGLASFIIQDWLISAAVLGGLCGLFLLTGAGLKRLWGAIRPLAAVLLVIGLFQWWQLGAPTAARIVLNIVICVVAASLLTATTPVQQLLDGVVRAATPFRRFGADPERFALTIGIMLRSIPYIAGTFADVRDSARARGLERNPRALILPVFITSVAFARQTGEALAARGLGEAED; this comes from the coding sequence ATGAGGGGGCACGGCTTCCTCCTGGCCAACTACGTGCCGGGGAATTCACTGCTCCACCGGTCACCGCTCGCGCTGAAGTTCCTCCTGGTGTTCGGCTGCGGCCTGGCCTCGTTCATCATCCAGGACTGGCTCATCTCGGCGGCGGTACTTGGCGGACTCTGCGGCCTCTTCCTGCTCACCGGTGCGGGCCTGAAACGGCTCTGGGGAGCCATCCGCCCGCTCGCTGCCGTCCTGCTGGTCATCGGGCTGTTCCAGTGGTGGCAGCTGGGAGCCCCGACTGCGGCCAGGATCGTCCTGAACATCGTCATCTGCGTAGTGGCGGCCTCGCTGCTCACAGCCACTACCCCGGTGCAGCAGCTCCTGGATGGAGTAGTCAGGGCAGCCACGCCCTTCAGGAGGTTTGGTGCCGATCCCGAGCGGTTCGCCCTCACCATCGGCATCATGCTGCGCAGCATCCCGTATATCGCCGGCACCTTTGCCGACGTCCGGGATTCCGCCCGCGCCCGGGGCCTGGAACGAAATCCGAGGGCCCTGATCCTGCCCGTCTTCATCACCTCGGTGGCTTTCGCCCGCCAGACGGGCGAGGCGCTTGCCGCCCGCGGCCTGGGCGAAGCGGAGGACTGA
- a CDS encoding ABC-F family ATP-binding cassette domain-containing protein has product MITVQDLELRAGARLLMDQVSFRIDKGDKIGLVGRNGAGKTTLTRVLAGEGLPAAGKVTRTGEIGYLPQDPRTPDMEQLARDRILSVRGLDIAVGKLRLAHEEMASEDAAVQRKAMNRYDRLESEFLAAGGYAAEAEAAAICSNLALPDRLLNQPLKTLSGGQRRRVELARILYSDAETMLLDEPTNHLDADSIAWLRDFLKNHQGGLIVISHDTELLEATVNKVFLLDANRAQIDFYNMDWKRYLTQRETDERARKRERANAEKKAQVLFDQANKMRAKATKAVAAQNMAKRAERLLSGLEAVREQDRVAALRFPDPSPCGRTPLTAEGLSKSYGSLEIFTDVDLAIDRGSKVVILGLNGAGKTTLLRMLAGVDKPDTGDVIAGHGLKVGYYAQEHETLDVERTVLENMRSAAPDMKDAEVRGILGSFLFSGDDVDKPAGVLSGGEKTRLALATIVASSANVLLLDEPTNNLDPASRAEILGALKNYSGAVVLVSHDEGAVEALNPERVVLLPDGIEDHWNEDYLDLITLA; this is encoded by the coding sequence GTGATTACTGTCCAGGACCTCGAACTGCGTGCCGGCGCCCGGCTCCTGATGGATCAGGTGAGCTTCCGCATCGACAAGGGAGACAAGATCGGGCTGGTGGGCCGGAACGGCGCCGGGAAGACGACGCTCACCCGCGTGCTCGCGGGCGAAGGGCTTCCGGCAGCCGGCAAAGTTACCCGCACCGGTGAAATCGGCTACCTTCCCCAAGATCCGCGCACGCCGGACATGGAGCAGCTCGCGCGGGACCGGATCCTGTCCGTCCGGGGCCTGGACATCGCCGTCGGCAAGCTCCGCTTGGCGCACGAAGAGATGGCCAGCGAGGATGCTGCCGTGCAGCGCAAGGCAATGAACCGCTACGACCGGCTCGAGTCCGAGTTCCTGGCGGCCGGCGGTTACGCCGCTGAAGCCGAGGCCGCAGCTATCTGCTCCAACCTCGCCCTGCCGGACCGGCTGCTGAACCAGCCGCTCAAGACCCTTTCCGGTGGCCAGCGGCGCCGCGTGGAACTGGCGCGCATCCTGTACTCGGATGCGGAGACCATGCTCCTCGACGAGCCCACCAACCACCTCGATGCCGACTCCATCGCGTGGCTCCGTGACTTCCTGAAAAACCACCAGGGCGGGCTCATCGTGATCAGCCACGACACTGAACTCCTCGAAGCCACGGTTAATAAGGTGTTCCTGCTGGATGCCAACCGTGCGCAGATCGACTTCTACAACATGGACTGGAAGCGCTACCTCACGCAGCGCGAAACCGACGAACGTGCGCGCAAGCGCGAGCGGGCCAATGCCGAGAAGAAGGCCCAGGTGCTGTTCGACCAGGCTAACAAGATGCGGGCAAAGGCCACCAAGGCCGTTGCCGCCCAGAACATGGCCAAGCGCGCCGAGCGCCTGTTGAGCGGCCTGGAGGCTGTCCGCGAGCAGGACCGGGTGGCAGCGCTGCGCTTCCCGGATCCCTCGCCGTGCGGCCGGACCCCGCTTACTGCCGAGGGCCTCAGCAAGTCCTACGGTTCCCTGGAGATCTTCACTGACGTGGACCTGGCCATCGACCGCGGCTCCAAAGTGGTCATCCTGGGACTCAACGGTGCCGGCAAAACTACCCTGCTGCGGATGCTCGCGGGCGTGGACAAGCCCGACACCGGTGACGTGATTGCCGGGCACGGCCTGAAGGTGGGCTACTACGCGCAGGAGCACGAGACCCTCGACGTCGAGCGCACCGTCCTGGAGAACATGCGCTCCGCTGCACCGGACATGAAGGACGCGGAGGTGCGCGGCATCCTGGGCTCGTTCCTGTTCTCCGGCGACGACGTCGACAAGCCTGCCGGCGTCCTCTCCGGCGGCGAGAAGACGCGCCTCGCCCTGGCCACCATCGTGGCCTCCAGTGCCAACGTGCTCCTCCTCGACGAGCCCACCAACAACCTCGACCCCGCCAGCCGTGCCGAAATCCTCGGGGCCCTCAAGAACTACAGCGGAGCCGTCGTCCTGGTCAGCCACGACGAGGGGGCTGTCGAGGCCCTCAACCCCGAGCGCGTCGTCCTGCTGCCGGACGGTATCGAGGATCACTGGAATGAAGACTATTTGGACCTGATTACGCTGGCTTAG
- a CDS encoding YbaK/EbsC family protein, which produces MTEHDGGPVVLVRAALVAAGVGDTVRTFPAGVPTASAAAEALGCDLAAITNSLIFDLNGEPLLILASGAARVDTRLVAGQLGEGRIRRASPEFVLQHTGQAVGGVAPVGHPEKIRALLDSSLKKQELLWAGAGDHNSMFSITYAELRRITEARELKVR; this is translated from the coding sequence ATGACGGAGCACGACGGCGGCCCGGTGGTCCTGGTGCGCGCGGCCCTGGTGGCTGCCGGAGTTGGGGACACCGTGCGGACTTTTCCGGCGGGCGTTCCGACGGCGTCCGCGGCAGCTGAGGCGCTCGGCTGCGACCTCGCGGCGATCACGAACAGCCTGATCTTCGACCTCAATGGGGAGCCCCTGCTGATCCTTGCCAGTGGGGCGGCACGGGTGGACACAAGGCTGGTGGCCGGGCAGCTGGGTGAAGGCAGAATCCGCCGCGCCTCCCCCGAGTTCGTCCTGCAGCATACCGGCCAGGCGGTAGGCGGAGTGGCCCCGGTGGGCCACCCGGAAAAGATCAGGGCCCTCTTGGACAGCTCCCTCAAGAAACAGGAACTCCTCTGGGCCGGAGCAGGAGACCACAACTCAATGTTCAGCATCACGTATGCAGAGCTGCGAAGAATCACCGAAGCCAGGGAACTGAAGGTGCGCTGA